The Planctomycetota bacterium nucleotide sequence GCCGCGAGCTTGATGTTGGTCGTTGAATCCCACGGCGACGAGAAGTCGTATTGCCGGTAGAGATTCTCCTGCTCCAGGTAGGGCAGCAGCAGGACGCGCCACGAGTGCCACGGCTTGCCGTCGGGGCCGAAGACGACCGCCGGGGGAAACGCTCGGTATGCATCGGCATAGTTGTGGAACGCCAGGCAGATCATCTTGAGGTTGTTCATCGACCGCCGCGCCCTCGCGGCAGCACCGGCGCGATCGGCCGCCGGATTCCGCGGCCCATTTTCCGCCGCTCGCTTCACCACGTCGGGCAGCGCGCGAATCACCTTCGTGGGCACCGCAGCGGGGCCCCCTGCCGTGAGGTCGCCGGCGAACGGCCGGCCGAGCAGCGCGGGGCCTGTGGCGACCCATTCGGAGGCAGCACGGGGAAACGTGACCCGCGCCCGCCCGCCGTCGAGCACCTCGGCCACCTCGACGCGCACGGCATGGTCGAGGCCGTCACCGCCCGCAGCGGCCATGAACAGCAGCGCCGGCCCCTCGGTCACGGCGAGAAACCCCGGTCCGTCGGCCAACTGCAGCGGCTCGACGACCGCCTCGCCGCGCCCTTGGTCGACCGACGTGATCCGATGCGGCGGCTCGGGCGTGAACCGTGGATAGCTCATCACGACGCGCTCGTCAGCACGTGCCCAGAAGGTGGCCAATGAGACGACGAGTGCGGCACATACGGCCGCGGATCGATTCGAGACGTGGCACATG carries:
- a CDS encoding DUF1559 domain-containing protein, with product MCHVSNRSAAVCAALVVSLATFWARADERVVMSYPRFTPEPPHRITSVDQGRGEAVVEPLQLADGPGFLAVTEGPALLFMAAAGGDGLDHAVRVEVAEVLDGGRARVTFPRAASEWVATGPALLGRPFAGDLTAGGPAAVPTKVIRALPDVVKRAAENGPRNPAADRAGAAARARRSMNNLKMICLAFHNYADAYRAFPPAVVFGPDGKPWHSWRVLLLPYLEQENLYRQYDFSSPWDSTTNIKLAAKIIDVYRDPSRKADDPATGYAALVGADALFSPDGVRMTSKDDFPGCLSRGRQRFFQDVTDGTSNTIAFATVPAERSIPWTKPEDIVFADAFPGIGRPAGLGAIDTGAVRAALAAFADGSVHVLAADKDPAELRKLITRAGGEVVEYDQIDERAAQVVNPSGPPLVKIVVGDDGAYRLEVE